aatatatatatatatatatatgtgtgtgtgtgtgtgtgtgtgtgtgtgtgtatatattttagaATTCAGTAATGTATATAATTAGCAGGAGCATGTGGCCTGTTACTGTTCACAATGGTTACACAAGCAAATTCATTTTTTACTagaatttcttttttcctttagtTATGCTACAAACGGCACAGGATTACAGTGGATTAGTAATACAAAATCAGCTGTCGtttagaaaacaaaagagaaataaagagggaAAGCAGGAAAATACATGCTATAAGAATAAATGCTGGGCAAtgctgggctggaggttagggaactggccctgtgactggaaggtcgccggttcgatccccagtgccgacagtccatgacttgagcaagacacctaacccccaactgctccccaggcgctgcggatagggctgcccaccgctctgggcaagtgccccctagtgtgtgtgtgtgtgtgtgtgtgtgtgtgtgtgtgtgtgtgtgtgtgtgtgtattcactagtgtgcatgtggtgtttgggtatgggttaaatgcggtggtggaatttccccgtttgtgggattaaaaaagtagcACTTAACTTAAAAGGAGAACAGCATTTGACCGCTGAAGGTGCTGTGATGAAACGAGTCATCAAATATCCACGCATTAGCATTGAGTTTAATACAGATGACGTCTCCGACTTCCAGTGAGAGTGAAACTCCATTAGAGGAACTCACGGTGCCCTGGGGTTGAACAGAATGTGTTCCAGCTATGAGGTGCCCATTCTTATGTAGAACCACAGTTGCAGGTCTTCCACCTCCTCCATAGAGGGAGAATCTGAAGTGATAGACTCCTCTCACAGGTGCAGTGAAAAACCCTGTATAGATGTAGAAATAGTATAATACACATACATCATAGAATAATGTaggtgttttattattaaatataaaaaaggaaCATTTCAGTATCTATAACCTGTATGAACAGTCTACCTGTGGCTGGGTTGTAAGCGTGGCCGATGTTGGTGAAGATGTGTTTGTAGACCAGAGTAACGTCGGTGCTGTATGGTCCGGTATGACCAGATTCACCTCCTGAGAGCGACGCTGAAAACGCCACTTTTCTCTCTTCAGTGAACAAAAGATTTGACATGTTTGGTTAAATCAAGTAAGAACTGACAATTTCCACAGACCTCCCAAATTCTCCTTCTCAcctctacaaataaataaagtctaagtgatactttttgatcccacaaccagggaaattccacctccgcaccatccgtgaagtgaaacaccacatacacactagtgaacacacactaggggcagtgagcacacttgcccggagcggtgggcagccctatccatggcacccggggagcagttgggggttaggtgtcttgctcaaggacacctcagtcatggactgtcggctctggggatcaaaccagcaaccttacggttacagggccagttccctaacctcccacgactgccccctaacgTGAATAAATGAGGGATCAACAAGTTTATTTCAGTGCAGTTAAAAACGTAGTTCATGTTGTTATTTTCCCCCCAACATGAAAATTCAGCAACAGTTATGGTGCGTTAAacgtacagaagtgtgttctcgtTTTTATGATTTACTTACGCAACAAATGCTTGACTTGGTGGATTATGACTTTGTTGTTGGAGGGGACTTTAATGCTGTATGGGACTCTAAATTGGATAGCTCAAATGAATCAAGATCTAGAGATCAGTGTCTTgccacagcagcactgcagacttaataataataataataataataataataaattaaatttaaaagcgcctttcttgacactcaaggacactgtacaaaatgtagggttataaaaaaaaaacaaaaaaaacacatcaagaGAGAGTAGGCCAATTTGAACAGGTGAGTTTTAAGACTTGatttgaaaagaggaaaagagtcaaTGTTACGGATGTCAGGTGGGAGggagttccagagtttgggagcaGAGCGGCTGAAAGCTCTGCACCCCATGGTACTCAGACGAGCAGAAGGTACAGAGAGATGAATGGAAGAGGAGGATCTGAGCGAGCGGGTAGAAGTTGTGATTTGGAGAAGATTTGACAGATAAGGGGGGGCAAGATTATGTATGGCCTTAAATGTGTGGAGGAGAATTGTATTCGATCCTATCTTTaacagggagccagtggagctgttgaaggacaggTGTAATGTGATGGAATGAAGGAGTTTTAGTGATAATAcgggcagctgcattctgaaccagctgAAGCTTATGGAGGGATTTATGAGGACGgccaaagaaaaagagaattgCAGTAGTCAATGCGGGATGTAACAAGACTATGAACTAGAATAGATGCAGTAAGGGGGGTGAGGGAAGGGCGTAGACAATTGATGTTACGCAGATGGAAATACGCAGACCGGGTCACGTTACTAATGTGAGAGCAGAAAGATAAACAGTTATCTAAGATGACACCCAAGCTCTTAACCTGAGGTGAGGGGGAGACTAATGTACTGTCGATTTGGATAGAGAAAATATCCACTTTTGATAATGTGGATTTGGAACCACAAAGCAaaatttctgttttatcactgttAAGTTTTAGGAAATTAGAGGTGAACCAGGATTTTatttcagataaacagttgGAAAGGGAAGAGGGCGGGAACAAAGTACTTAGTTTACTAGATAGATAGtgctgggtgtcatctgcatagcagtggaaatggaTGTTGAAAGAGCGAAAAATATTGCCAAGGGGCAGAAGGTAAATGATGAAAAGTAGGGGCCCCAGGACAGAGCCCTGGGGTACACCAGAGGAAACGGGGGAAGACTGAGACCTGAAAGATTTGAGTTGAATGAACTGAGTGCGGCCTGAGAGATAGGAATGAAACCAGTCGAGTGCGATATGATTAATGCCAATGGAAGATAGTCTGTTAAGGAGGATAGTATGAGAAATAGTGTCGAAGGCTGCGCTCAGATCTAGAAGAATGAGAATGGACAATAAACCAGAATCAGCTGCCATGAGAAGGTCATTAGTGATCTTAAGAAGAGCAGTTTCTGTGCTATGTAGGGGGCGAAAACCAGACTGGAATTGTTCATAGAGACAATTTTCGGATAGGTAGGAATGAATTTGAGTAGCAATAACTTTTTCAAgtattttggaaatgaaaggGAGGTTAGAAATCGGGCGAAGGTTATTAAAGTTGTTGGGGTCTGAGCCAGGTTTTTTCAGAATAGGAGTGATAGCAGCCGTTTTGAAGGGCGTAGGAACAATTCCACTAGTGAGTGAGGTATGAATAATGGCAGTTATGAGGGGGAGCAGAGAGGAAAGACCATATTTAACTAAGACTGTAGGGAAAGGATCAAGCTGACATGTAGAAGGTTTTGATTTGCTAATGAGATCAGAAATGACAGATGCATCTGGAAGCTGAAAACAGGAGAGAGACTGACTATGTGAAAGGggtagagagaaggagagaggctGTGGATCAGGACAGATGTTCTGGtggattttatacattttctcaCTAAAAAAACGACATTAAAGCATTACAAGTATCAGTTGAGTAAAAGTGGGAAGGTAGGAAGGATTTGGGTTGGAAGAGTTTGTTGACTAGATAGAACAGTGTTTTGGTGTTCCCTTCACTAGAGTTAATTAGACCAGAGTAATAGGAGGATTTAGTTTGAACAATGACATCCTTATACTGcaatatgtgtgttttgtgcatttCTTTGTGGATGGTAAGACCAGATTTTTTATAGAGTCGCTCGAGCTGACGAGCTTGGGCCAATAGCTTGGGTCTGGTGGACATTTGGCGATCAATTAATCCTACGGTACAagatttctctttttattctaCTCGGCATCAATCTTTTTCTAGAATTGATTACCTCTTCACCTCTCCGAGTCTTTTCCATAATGTTAACCAGACTACATTAGTGCCGATAGCATTATCTGATCATAAGGGAGTCCTTTGCTCAGCTTCTGTCAGCTACAGGGCTAAACGTGCAGTCAGATGGAGGTTTAATTCTTCCTTACTGAAAAATCAGGATTTCATATCACAGTTCACTGCAGAGTTTGAGGAATTTATTGCGTTCAATGACGGGTCTGTGGAAGATCATCGGATTTTATGGAATGCTATAAAAGGGTTCATTAGGAGCTTCACTATACGATTCTCTTCTAATCTTTGTAAAGTCAGATCTATGAAGTTGCAAAATCTTGAAGGTGAATTTCAGAGACTGGACGTAGAACTACAACGTAAATTCTCAGAACAGGTGGCTTTAAGTCGTGATTTgattaagaaagaaagaaataatctTCTTAAGCAGCGCTCTGAACTTCAAATACACAGGACCAGACAGCGGTACTATTTTCAGGGTGCCAGGCCCAGCCACCTCCTAGCCATGAAAATCAGATCAAGTGAACAATTTGCTGATATTCCAGTTATTAGAACACTAAATGGTAGTATTACCTCAGACCCTCAAAAAAATTAATGATACCTTTAAACATTTCTACTCCAACCTTTATAAAACCTTGGAATTGGAATTGGAAAATCCTATCTCTATAGAGGAATTGCGAGCTGCAACATTTGACATGCAGAGGGGCAAATCACCGGGGCTAGATGGGATCCCACCTGAATTTTATGTCACTTTTTGGGAACATATTAGtccctttttttttaaggatgATCGAATATTCTATGGAAAAGGGGGGTTTTGCTAGGGATGTCAATACAGCCTTAATTTCCTTGCTCTTGAAAAAGGACAAAGACCCTGCTGACTGCGCAAGTTATCGTCCCCTTAGCCTACTAAATTCGGACTTGAAAATGTATGCTAAATTAATTGCTCGTTGTCTCCAACCACATATTGCATCTCTTGTCAATCCTGATCAAACGGGTTTCGTTAAATCTAGGCTTGCATCTGACAATGTGAGACGTCTCCTTCATATAGTCGATGAAGCAACTGACATCCAAACACCTGTGGCCGTTTTATCTTTAGACGCTATGAAAGCCTTTGATAGGCTAGAGTGGTCTTTCTTATGGTCAACACTCAAATTTTGGGGTTTGGAGACGGGTTTATTCATATGATTAAGGTTTTATATGCTAACTCCTCTGCCTCAGTATTAACAGGAcgtatttttttcttctcttttccctgTATCAAGATCGTCACGACAGGGCTGTCCACTTAGTCCCTTGCTTTTTGCCCTTTCCCTTGAACCCCTAGCACAAACAATTCGCCAGTCATCTGAGTTGATCACCTGTCTCTTCACAATACTCAACATCATGTAGCCTTGTATGCTGACGATGTCTTAGTTTTCATGGGAGATCCGTCGCGGTCTATTCCTCATCTTCTGTCTATCTGTGATGAATATGGCTCTATCTCTGGTTTCAAAATTAACTGGTCCAAGTCTGCTTTGCTACCTCTAAATGAATTGGCTACCACTACACCTTTTGTGGCCAATATCCCAGTGGTTCAGAACTTTAAGTATTTAGGTGTGGAAATTTTCCCCTCCATTAATCACACTGTCAAGTATAATTACTCTTCTATACTCAGcaaagtgtgtgatgatttggaAAGATGGACGAGTCTTCCTCTCTCATTGCAGGCCCGGGTATCgattgtaaaaatgaatgttcttCCCAGAATTAATTTTATCAGTTCAATGATTCCCCTTCCTCCCCCCTCTGATTACTGGAAAAATTTTAATTCTATCATATCTGATTTTATTTGGAGAAAGAAGCAGCCTCGTCTTAAATTGTCCACCTTACAAAGGCGGAGGGAGGAGGGTGGGTTAGCGGTTCCTAATTTTAAGTTATACCATTGTTCTTTTGTACTGAGGCCAGTACGCACCTGGCTGGACTCAAAAATTAGTGTTTCCTGGCGCTCGATTGAGCAAAATGCTGTACATCCTTGGAAACTGGAGGATATTCTCTCTGCGAACGTTAGTAATAAACAATGTCAGCTACGGTTTGGGCCAATTATCTCATATCTCATTCAGATATGGCGGGACATGGAAAAGCTAGCTAAAATACCTTGTAAGTGGCATGAAGATTCTCCAATTTTTAATAACGGAGGCCTGTTAATTGGAGCAAGGCCTATTACCGCATCTCTTTGGGCCGATAGGGGTATTTCTCATCTGGGAAACATTTTTGATGATAACGGCTTACGATCGTTTAAGGATATTCAGTCTAGTTTCAACTTACCCAcgtgttccttttttttttatctacagCTGAGGTCTGTCCTTAGAGCAAATGGTATATCATTGCAGCATCGGTTATCTACCCACCCCATTTACAACATATTTGGTAATTCAGATAAGACTAGGGGAATGGTATCTAGGCTTTATCGGTTCCTATTGGAAACATCCTATCTACCTCTCACCTCATACACGCTCTGGAAACGGGACTGCTCTGATTTAGATGATAACTTTGATTGGGCGGTGGTCTGGTCTAATATTCTAGAAGCTTCCCGGAACCCTGATCACCAGTTAATTCACTGGAACTACATACACAGAACCTACCTCACTCCTCGCAAACTTTCCTTTATGAATATTCTTAATAACCCTACGTGCACACTGTGTTCTACAAAGGCTTGCGGTACTTTTCTTCACATGTATTGGGAATGCCCTCCTGTAACATCATTTTGGGACAAGGTTGCTTCTAGGCTTTCAAATCTTGTTTCGCTGGAGATACCCGCCATCATACCTACTCTACTGTTTAATGACTTTTTGGAACTCTCTTTATCCAAAAGTGAAAAACGTGTTATTCTGGCTGGACTCACTGCGGCAAAGAAAATGATCGCAGTTCGTTGGAAACCTACTCATTCTCTCTCGATTACAGCCtggattttttctttcttggacATAATGTACATGGAACTCTCCACTGCTTAATTGGTTGCTAATGaagctaatattaatatttggtACGATGCAATTGAAACCctgaaaaatatgtaatatgctGTAAAAATTCctccctgcccccccccccccccttttttttttccccctattttattttattttattttattttatattatggtCTTGTTATGTCCTTTGTTTTATCTGTGCTTGTGTGATTTGTGTTATGTGTTTTTGCAGTACTGGTTACTgcttttgttaaaaataataaagaattgatcgcaaaaaaaaagaagaagtgtGTTCTCGGTAGAGGATGCGaccgttgtaaaaagtgctctaTCGATAAAGAtattattaaagatgaattATTATCATTTCACTTCCAGAATCAACAAAACCAGGGGGGCCTAAACTTTTTGCCAGGGCTGCCAAAACGCTGCACATGACCATATAAGTCACAGAATTACCTTGATTCTCCTTTTTCAGCTTCTCCACTTGGCTGTCGAAGTCTTTCCATAACAAAAGCACACAGTACATCAGTTAGTCATTCATGTCACGATGAAAGCAGATTTATTTCCATAAAACATCCCAAATCAACACTAAACGAATAAACACATTAACGGACATCGCTGGTCAAtactgaacatttctgagaatcATCAGGCAATCATAAGAcaggaaaacatgaaacataagAGAATATTCCCGGTTGTCTGCGGTTCAATAGTTtgagtttgtgctgcagcaCCATCATCAGGAGGGTCGGTGGtgtgcaggtgaggtttgcacagcactaaccagaggtggacaaagaACGCAAATCATGTACTGGAATTAAAGTAAAGATAcctaaggtaaaatattccttcagtaaaagtagaagttcctccctttagacctccactggagtaaaagtactaaagtatttcacttcaaatgtacttaagtataaagtaaaagtactaaaagagtaattctggctctgatgtcctgttatcatttttataaccagactggcttcatgaactcatttcaggtgaaagtcctccagcgtctctcttggtaaaccagtcttttaatagaatgtcattaattagtgacgctgacgtctattaaaatgatcagaagcacaaaacactgaaggtaaacagtttccatcagggagaaccgagtggctctgaaatcactttttacacacaagcaaagtttcagtttcagattgatttacaacttagttccaagtttaagttgaataaaaactggctttaaactcaggatcacagatgagctcctttactatgttgatctgtaggcgtctgttcataaacataaaccagcccaaactcatttactataaaatgaaatggtgtttgtagaaattcagaaaaaagccgcgtcagtctcgactgcatatgtggacatatttctatattgagctctatttacacaaagttaggttagttcatcatttatgttgaacagactctcccaaagttttacgctgctgcgctgacgttgaaccgcgtgctgcactgggtcggtatgaccaacaggtcaaaaccagctctaaacaaagtgaccgctgggccctgattggtgctctggctttgcgcttctttcgttttgacatgttacgtttttatacacacagaaaccaaaaggaacgacagatttctcaaaatgtaggaggaaaaagtcggatattagactctgaaatgtagtggagtgaaaggagaaagtcgcccagaacggagaaacttcagtacagatacaccaaaaatactaaagtacagaaactaattacatttactcagttactcagttactgtccacctctggcactaaccctttaaaatcacaggcgtattacatactgaggcttatAAATCAATAACCGCAGGGACttactggctgagctattcctAGACTTCCTACACTTTGGGCTCAGCAATGGGCCCTGGCCATTCAAGGGGTTAAATATTATCACCGACTAAATCAATCGTAGATATTTACCGttatttttggttttcagttcCTCCAGTTCAGCTTTCATGGCACTCTGATTCTCTGCTTGAGCTAAAGACAAACACAgatcaaaacatgtaaacatcatAGTTTGGTTCCATGTCTTAGACCAGCTGTGGGGAACTGAgggccagagtccagcacagtttgctgATGTTTCTGCTGTGACCCAATCAGGTTTGTTTAAGCaatcaaatcatcaaactgtgctgaaaTCGGCCCTTTAAGACCAAAGCTCTCCACCCCTGTCTTAGACTAAGGATGTAGTCAGGCTGTCTGCATGTCAGCATAGTAAGTACTGTTTCAACTAATCTTGCTTAACATTGATTTTATCAGTGTTTGGATTATAATTTAACCCACCTTCAGTCCTCTTCCTCAGCTCCTCCATTTGACTCTCACTGGCTCTCAGTCTGCTCTCCATGCTGCTCACTGCAGTCGTTGTGTGTCTCTGCTCCACCTTCAGCTCTGCCAGCACAGCACTCATCTCTCTCAGTACAGAGTGGATGTCCGGCTGGCAGCTTTGTTGGGTGGAGGTGGTGGCTGGAGTTTCAATTCTGGGATCCTCAGCCTGAATCTGGTTCTCTCTGCCTTCATAATGACTCAGAGTGATGTCGTTCACACTGACCGACTGTCCCTCCAACAAACTGCAgcacagcagcaccagcagagAAACAGCTCTCATCCTTAACAGGCTTCCTTTGTCTTACTGGGATTAAGACATAGACTCACATATATATAGTGTACAGTGGTTAGTTATTAACTgtaataatgttaatgttgtGTGTTTTGATCTTGACTCTGGAACATGTCTATCTTCAATAGCTGATATGTTTTATGTCATCTTGGCCTTGAAAACATCAGataacaaagtaaatgtgatTTTGTCAGGGTGCAAGTACATgttcctgtggaggtgctgtaaAATCATAATTGATAAGAATCTATTTTAGAGGAACCCTATTTCACATTCAGTGTCTGTGTCTTTTCAAAACAGAGAgcatcaagtcaagtcaaagtttatttatacagtgcttttTATAAGAGCCatggtcacaaagcagctttacagaaaactTTGGGCCCAAGCCCCCATAACCAAAccaatggtgacagtggcaagaaaaactccctaagagcaagaggaagaaaccttcagaggaacaaagactcaaaGGTAGAATCGttcagaggaaccaaggctcgaAGGTAGAATCGttcagaggaaccaaggctcgaAGGTAGAATCGctcagaggaaccaaggctcaaagGTAGAATCCTTTGGtggacaccggatagcaaacaataacacaagcaaTATAAACAAGATAAGACCATTTGTGTTGCACACTTATGTTGATTGCTTGTTGTTTTTGATGTGAGTGTAAATGCATTGGACTCTCTGGAGCTACATTTACTGCACTTAGGAGATACTtatatccagagtgacttacacagacaggcgaaggtggtgtt
This portion of the Pygocentrus nattereri isolate fPygNat1 chromosome 24, fPygNat1.pri, whole genome shotgun sequence genome encodes:
- the LOC119262354 gene encoding uncharacterized protein LOC119262354, producing the protein MRAVSLLVLLCCSLLEGQSVSVNDITLSHYEGRENQIQAEDPRIETPATTSTQQSCQPDIHSVLREMSAVLAELKVEQRHTTTAVSSMESRLRASESQMEELRKRTEAQAENQSAMKAELEELKTKNNDFDSQVEKLKKENQERKVAFSASLSGGESGHTGPYSTDVTLVYKHIFTNIGHAYNPATGFFTAPVRGVYHFRFSLYGGGGRPATVVLHKNGHLIAGTHSVQPQGTVSSSNGVSLSLEVGDVICIKLNANAWIFDDSFHHSTFSGQMLFSF